GATGCGCCGCGTGGCCGCGCAGGGGCGGCAGAAGGCGCTGGAGAACTGCACGAGCGTGGCCCGCTCCCCCAGCTCCCGCACGTCGAGGTCCGCCGCCGTCAGCCGCTCCACCGGCTGCTCAGCGCCTGCCCGTTCCGCCGCCGCCCGTTCCGTCGTGCCGTCCGCCATGCATTCCAGCATGCAGCACCGCCGCCGGGTCAATGACAAGATCCCGTCACGCCGAAGGGTGGGTCTGGCGCGGGGCGCACACGTCGTGCACGATCGGGGTGTATGCACCTACGCACGCGTAACTTCCGCCGGGAGCTCCTGACCCTCCGGGCCGGAGAAGGGACCAGCCCGGCATGGCAGACCTCGTCTACCCGCCCGTCGTCGGCATCTGCAAGACCGCCTTCAAGGCGATGGACCTGCGGATCGACCTGAAGGGCCAGGAGCACGTGCCGCGCCGCGGCGGCGCCGTCCTGGTGAGCAACCACATCAGTTACCTGGACTTCGTCTTCTGCGGCTACGCGGCCCGGCCCGCGAAGCGCTTCGTGCGCTTCATGACCAAGGAGTCGGTCTTCCGCCACCGCGTCTCAGGACCGCTGCTGCGCGCGATGAAGCACATCCCCGTCGACCGCGCGCAGGGCGGGCAGGCGTTCGCGCACGCGCTGCGGGCGCTGCGCTCCGGCGAGGTCGTCGGCGTCTTCCCCGAGGCGACGATCTCGCAGTCGTTCACGCTGAAGTCGTTCAAGTCGGGCGCCGCGCGGCTGGCGCAGCAGGCGGGAGTGCCGCTGCTGCCGATGGCGGTGTGGGGGACGCAGCGGATCTGGACCAAGGGCCGGTCACGCGACTTCGGGCGGAACCACCTGCCGATCACGCTGCGCCTGGGCGCGCCGGTGCCGACCGGGGACGGGGTGGCGGACGCGCCGGCCGAGGGGGCGCACGAGGACGCGGAGAAGCTGACGGAGCGGCTCAAGGGGCGGATCCAGGAGCTGCTGGAGGCGGCGCAGCACGCGTACCCCGACCGCCCGCGGGGGCCGGGGGACGACTGGTGGCAGCCGGCGCACCTGGGCGGCAGCGCGCCGGTGCCGGGGGTCTGAGCGGCGGGGCGGCGGGAGTCCGAACGGCGGCCGGAGGGCTGCGCGGCGAGGGCTGAGGGCCGAGCGGCGGGGGCCGGGGCATACCGCGGGACCGGCCCCGACTCGCCTCCACCCGGCCTCGGCCTGCCGTACCCCTCGCCCTCGATCCCGGCGTCAGGTCGAGGGCGAGGTTCAGGGTGGGAGCGGGCCTCAGGCCGGGTCGCGGATCTCGATCTCGGCGCCGGGCGAACTCTTCTGCAGCGCCTCGGCCAGTTCCTCCGCCGCGGCGGTCAGCTCGTCGTACGTCATCGGCTCCTGCCGCTCCAGCAGGAACAGCGCGTTCGTGGAGTCCTCGGTGAGCCGGGTGCGCACGCCCTGGCGCCAGTTCCAGCGGCGGCAGGTGACGCCCGTGCCGTCGCGCCAGACGACCTCGCCGGGGTCGGGGTGCTCCTCGTCGAAGCGCTCCTCGCCGGTGGCGCGGATGAGGTGCATGTCGCCGTCGATGTGGTCGGTGTCCTCGCCGCCGACGGGGACGAGGTGGGCGACGCTGACGGCGTTGTAGATGTCCACCAGCCGGTTGATGCGCGGCAGGCCGGCGTCGGCGAGGGCGCGGCGGGCGAGCGCCTCGGCGGAGTTGCGGAACTTGGACGGCTTGGCGCCGAAGGCGGCGTACGCGGCCCGCCACGCCTGCATGTGCGGGTCCTGCTGCGGCGGGGTGCCGCCGAGGCGCGCGGCGAGGCGGCGGGCGGCGTCGTCGAGGAGCGCGGCGCCGGCGGCGTCGCTGGGGCCGCCGACGAGGCCGCGGGCGACGACGGCGACGTGGGCGAAGCCGGGGGCGAGGGCGCGTACGTCGTCGGCGACGTGGGTGCGGAGGGTCATGCGGTCCTTCTGCGGGTCGGGGCGGGGTGGGGGTCGGTGGGCCGCGGCGGTGCCGGGGCGTACGCACGGTACGGGAGACGGGCCCGCGGGGGTGCGGCGAGCGGCGGCTTTGTCAGGTGGGCGGCCTGCCCTTGGGTGGGTGTGAGGGTTGTGTGGGGTTTGCAGGGGGATTGCGCGGGGGTCACAGGGCGGCGGGGAGGATGCGGTCCAGGTGGCGGCGGTCGGTGGCCGCGCGGAGCGCTTCGAGCGTAGCCGGATGGGGCGTCGCGCGGACCAGCTGGTCGTCGTGCTCGCCCGCGGACGGGTCGGGGACGAAGGCCAGTTGCTCGCGGTCGAGGCGGAACTGCGCGTCCACGCCCGGCTTGTTGCCGCGGGGATCCTGGCGGATCCAGTCGCGTCCGGGCAGCCGCACCGCGACCAGGCCGTGCAGCACGCCGAGGTGCTGGTAGCAGAAGCCGGCCGGTATGCCCTGCGCGCGCAGGAGGGCGACGAGGGCGTGGGCCTTGGCGTAGCAGATCCCGGTACGGGCCTTCAGTACGTCCGAGGCGCGGCAGGTGACGCGGAGGTCCCCGGCGTCGTTGGAGTGCGGGATCGTGTCCCGTATGAACTCGTAGGCCCCCTTGGCGTACGCCTCCGGCGCCTCCGCGACCTCGCGCAGCCGGTACGCGGTCCCGGCCACGAGCGGGTGTTCGTGGTCGACGACCGCGTCGGCGGCGAGGTACGCGGACAGGTCGGGCCGCTCCTGCTGGAGTTCCATGCAGGGCAGCGTATAGGCATGCGGCGGTTACGTCCTCCGCATTTCCTCCGCGATCGCGGCGACGAAGGTGTCGACGTCCTCCTCCGCGGTGTCGAAGGAGCACATCCAGCGCACCACGCCGTCCGCCTCGTCCCAGAAGTAGAAGCGGAAGTCCTTCTGCAGCGCCAGCGACACGTCGTGCGGCAGCCGGGCGAAGACGCCGTTGGCCTGCACGGGGTGCAGCACCTCGACGCCGTCGATGCCGCGGACGCCGTCGGCGAGGCGGGCGGCCATCGCGTTGGCGTGGCGGGCGTTGCGCAGCCACAGGTCCTTGGCGAGCAGGGCCTCGAACTGGGCCGAGACGAAGCGCATCTTGGAGGCGAGCTGCATCGAGAGCTTGCGCAGGTGCTTCATCGCGCGTACGGCGCCGGGGTCGAGCACGACGACCGCCTCGCCGAGGAGCATGCCGTTCTTCGTGCCGCCGAAGGAGAGGATGTCGACGCCGGCGACGTTGGTGAACGCGCGCATCGGCACGTCAAGGCTCGCCGCCGCGTTGGCTATCCGGGCGCCGTCCAGGTGGACGCGCATGCCGCGGCGGTGCGCGTGGTCGCAGACGGCGCGGATCTCGTCGGGGGTGTAGACCGTGCCGTACTCGGTGGCCTGGGTGATCGAGACGACCTGCGGCATGGCGCGGTGCTCGTCGTCCCAGCCGCGCGCCTCGCGGTCGATCAGCTCGGGGGTGAGCTTGCCGTCCGGCGTCGGTACGGTGAGCAGCTTCAGCCCGCCGACGCGCTCGGGGGCGCCGCACTCGTCGACGTGGATGTGCGCGGTGTCCGCGCAGATCACCGCGCCCCAGCGGTCGGTGACGGCCTGGAGCGCGACGACGTTGGCGCCGGTGCCGTTGAAGACCGGGTAGACGTCGGCGTCCATGCCGAAGTGGCCGCGGAAGACGTGCTGCAGGTGGGCGGTGTAGTCGTCCTCCCCGTAGCTGACCTGGTGGCCGCCGTTGGCGAGGGCGAGCGCGGCGAGGATCTCCGGGTGCGCGCCGGCGTAGTTGTCGCTGGCGAAGCCGCGCACCGCCGGGTCGTGGCGGCGCTTGGCGTCGGTGCGCGGAGCCTGCCCCGCGGCTCCCGTGGTCGTCGTGGTCATGGCTGGGCGGTGAGCCACAGGCGGGTCCCGTTCAGTTCTTGCGCGGGCCGGTCCCAGACCTCCGCGATGTTGTCGGCAAGGTCGTCCACGTCGGTGAAGCCGGCGAACTTGGCGTTCGGCTTGGCTTTCCGCATCGCGTCGTTCACCAGCGCCTTGACCACCAGGATGACGGCCGCCCCGGCGGGCCCGTCCAGCCCTTCGGCCTCCCCGGCCTTGCGGAAGCCGTCGGCCATGGCCAGCGTCCACGCCTCGGCGCCGGCCTTGGCGGCGGCGTACGCGGCGTTGCCCGCGGTGGGCTGGCTGGCGCCGGCGGCGCTGACGAGGACGTAGCGGCCGCGGTCGCTGCGGCGCAGCGGCTCGTCGAAGGCGAGGGACGTGTGCTGCACGGTACGCAGGAGCAGGTCGTGCAGGACGGTCCAGTCGGCGAGGTCGGTGGCGGCGAAGGAGCGCGAGCCGCGCCAGCCGCCGACGAGGTGGACCAGGCCGTCGACGCGGCCGTAGTCCTTCTCGATGCGCTCGGCCCACGCGTGGGCGGCGTGCAGGTCGAGCAGGTCGACCGTGTCGCCGGTGACCTGCGCCATGCCGCCGCCGGCGGCCCGCGCCGCGTCGACGGCCTCGGCGAGCCGCTCGGCGTCCGCGTCGCAGCCGATGAGGACCGCGCCGGCCTTGGCGAGCCGGCACAGCGCCGCCTGCCCCGCGGGCCCGCCCGCTCCCGCCACGGCCACGACGGCGCCGGTCAGCGGCCCGCTCTTTCCGTTCCTGCCGTTTGCCCCGGGGCTCATGACGATCTCCTCCTCCGCTGCCCTGCCGACCGCGGGGTCCGTCACGCGGCGTCCGCCAGTTCCGCGGTCTCGGCCGTGATGCCCCGCGTCGACTCGATCACCTTGCGCAGCTTCTTGGCAAGGGCCTCATAGAACATGCTGAGGGGAAACTCGTCGGGCAGCACGTCGTCCACGAGTTTCCGCGGCGGCTT
The Streptomyces sp. CNQ-509 DNA segment above includes these coding regions:
- a CDS encoding transglutaminase family protein: MELQQERPDLSAYLAADAVVDHEHPLVAGTAYRLREVAEAPEAYAKGAYEFIRDTIPHSNDAGDLRVTCRASDVLKARTGICYAKAHALVALLRAQGIPAGFCYQHLGVLHGLVAVRLPGRDWIRQDPRGNKPGVDAQFRLDREQLAFVPDPSAGEHDDQLVRATPHPATLEALRAATDRRHLDRILPAAL
- a CDS encoding B3/4 domain-containing protein; this translates as MTLRTHVADDVRALAPGFAHVAVVARGLVGGPSDAAGAALLDDAARRLAARLGGTPPQQDPHMQAWRAAYAAFGAKPSKFRNSAEALARRALADAGLPRINRLVDIYNAVSVAHLVPVGGEDTDHIDGDMHLIRATGEERFDEEHPDPGEVVWRDGTGVTCRRWNWRQGVRTRLTEDSTNALFLLERQEPMTYDELTAAAEELAEALQKSSPGAEIEIRDPA
- a CDS encoding 1-acyl-sn-glycerol-3-phosphate acyltransferase; this translates as MADLVYPPVVGICKTAFKAMDLRIDLKGQEHVPRRGGAVLVSNHISYLDFVFCGYAARPAKRFVRFMTKESVFRHRVSGPLLRAMKHIPVDRAQGGQAFAHALRALRSGEVVGVFPEATISQSFTLKSFKSGAARLAQQAGVPLLPMAVWGTQRIWTKGRSRDFGRNHLPITLRLGAPVPTGDGVADAPAEGAHEDAEKLTERLKGRIQELLEAAQHAYPDRPRGPGDDWWQPAHLGGSAPVPGV
- a CDS encoding SDR family NAD(P)-dependent oxidoreductase — its product is MSPGANGRNGKSGPLTGAVVAVAGAGGPAGQAALCRLAKAGAVLIGCDADAERLAEAVDAARAAGGGMAQVTGDTVDLLDLHAAHAWAERIEKDYGRVDGLVHLVGGWRGSRSFAATDLADWTVLHDLLLRTVQHTSLAFDEPLRRSDRGRYVLVSAAGASQPTAGNAAYAAAKAGAEAWTLAMADGFRKAGEAEGLDGPAGAAVILVVKALVNDAMRKAKPNAKFAGFTDVDDLADNIAEVWDRPAQELNGTRLWLTAQP
- a CDS encoding low specificity L-threonine aldolase, coding for MTTTTTGAAGQAPRTDAKRRHDPAVRGFASDNYAGAHPEILAALALANGGHQVSYGEDDYTAHLQHVFRGHFGMDADVYPVFNGTGANVVALQAVTDRWGAVICADTAHIHVDECGAPERVGGLKLLTVPTPDGKLTPELIDREARGWDDEHRAMPQVVSITQATEYGTVYTPDEIRAVCDHAHRRGMRVHLDGARIANAAASLDVPMRAFTNVAGVDILSFGGTKNGMLLGEAVVVLDPGAVRAMKHLRKLSMQLASKMRFVSAQFEALLAKDLWLRNARHANAMAARLADGVRGIDGVEVLHPVQANGVFARLPHDVSLALQKDFRFYFWDEADGVVRWMCSFDTAEEDVDTFVAAIAEEMRRT